A genome region from Phycisphaeraceae bacterium includes the following:
- the rplT gene encoding 50S ribosomal protein L20, whose product MPRVRKGAARTQARRKLLREARGYYGTKSRLKQQAKVARLRAGRNAWRHRRLRRRDFRSLWITRITAACRMRGTSYSRFIHGLALAGSALNRKMLSELAIADPASFDALVEKATASAAR is encoded by the coding sequence ATGCCCCGTGTACGCAAGGGCGCCGCCCGAACCCAGGCCCGTCGCAAGCTTCTTCGAGAGGCTCGCGGCTACTACGGAACCAAGAGCCGACTGAAGCAGCAGGCGAAGGTCGCCCGGCTTCGTGCTGGACGCAACGCCTGGCGTCATCGTCGCCTTCGACGACGCGACTTCCGTTCGCTCTGGATCACCCGCATCACCGCCGCCTGCCGCATGCGCGGGACGAGCTACAGCCGCTTCATTCACGGCCTCGCCCTCGCCGGCAGCGCCCTCAACCGCAAGATGCTCTCCGAGTTGGCGATCGCCGACCCTGCGAGCTTCGATGCGCTTGTTGAGAAGGCGACCGCGTCGGCTGCTCGCTGA
- a CDS encoding 50S ribosomal protein L35, with translation MPKQKSHKGLLKRIKITKSGLVRAGRPNSRHLKSNKRGVQVQTYRKRRYARRGDLGALEKILGRPLRSYEDKLASKEAGVVAEATR, from the coding sequence ATGCCCAAGCAGAAGAGCCATAAGGGATTGCTGAAGCGGATCAAGATCACCAAGAGCGGTCTCGTCCGCGCCGGCCGTCCGAACAGCCGACACCTCAAGAGCAACAAACGCGGCGTTCAGGTGCAGACCTATCGCAAGCGCCGCTATGCCCGCCGAGGCGATCTCGGCGCGCTTGAGAAGATCCTCGGCCGTCCTCTTCGCAGCTATGAGGACAAGCTCGCCTCGAAGGAGGCCGGCGTCGTGGCGGAAGCCACGCGCTGA
- a CDS encoding anti-sigma factor → MTLPQLSDADARMLDLLVEHEFNPEILDRLDGEDLQRARALLELFGHLDALPAESPSPALFERLTESIDAAEDAQRRRMRLETARPKARLLRLPDALTVAALVLVALGVGWPLLASMRNAAIREQCERNMASIHVGMERFALDHDGRLPLAAGLGSFLSSGTGGSVRDLEQAPERVDWRRYRHGENLELLHHRAYIGAKCLTCPGCEKERGAMALRVPAAGQRLTLATLNGIMVADANPAMERFHEGLEWRGFAARSSANHRSQGQNVLLDDGSIRWLFSPLLPSGDSIWLPCEREDPTALESGRLPTRADDVFVTQ, encoded by the coding sequence ATGACGCTGCCGCAACTGAGTGATGCTGACGCGCGAATGCTCGACCTGCTGGTCGAGCATGAGTTCAATCCGGAGATCCTCGATCGCCTCGATGGCGAGGATCTGCAGCGCGCTCGAGCGCTGCTGGAACTGTTCGGCCATCTCGATGCGCTGCCCGCCGAATCGCCGTCACCGGCGCTTTTCGAGCGCCTGACTGAGTCGATCGATGCTGCGGAGGACGCGCAGCGCCGACGGATGCGCCTCGAGACCGCTCGTCCGAAAGCGCGCCTGCTTCGACTTCCCGATGCACTCACCGTTGCCGCACTGGTGCTGGTCGCGCTCGGCGTCGGCTGGCCTCTTCTCGCCTCGATGCGCAACGCCGCGATTCGCGAGCAGTGCGAGCGCAACATGGCGTCGATCCATGTCGGCATGGAGCGCTTCGCGCTCGATCACGACGGTCGTCTGCCGCTCGCCGCGGGCCTCGGCTCATTCCTGAGTTCCGGCACGGGCGGATCGGTCCGCGACCTTGAGCAAGCGCCAGAGCGAGTCGATTGGCGCCGCTATCGCCATGGCGAGAACCTCGAACTGCTGCATCACCGCGCCTACATCGGCGCCAAGTGCCTCACATGCCCCGGCTGCGAGAAGGAGCGCGGCGCCATGGCGCTGCGAGTCCCCGCAGCGGGGCAACGACTGACCCTCGCCACCCTGAACGGCATCATGGTGGCCGATGCGAACCCCGCCATGGAGCGCTTCCATGAGGGGCTCGAGTGGCGCGGCTTCGCCGCCAGGAGCAGCGCCAACCACCGGAGCCAGGGGCAGAATGTCCTCCTCGACGATGGCTCGATTCGCTGGCTCTTCTCCCCGCTCCTGCCCTCCGGAGATTCCATCTGGCTGCCCTGCGAGCGGGAGGACCCCACCGCCCTCGAAAGCGGTCGCCTTCCGACCCGGGCTGATGATGTCTTCGTGACCCAGTGA
- a CDS encoding RNA polymerase sigma factor: protein MQQHDSPDAPSDESLMLDFLDGSREAFDALMARHMKEVHAFLFRFLGSTAATDDVFQETFLQVFSSGRTFDPARRFRPWLFTIAANKARDWLRRQRTRGHRSIDAPMGSDPAGPTLVDLLATPADQADSESIRRDDAEQVKAVMDELSPPLREILLLSYFHRMSYAQIAEALDIPLGTVKSRLHSAVASFATLWRRRTESSDESTS, encoded by the coding sequence GTGCAGCAGCACGATTCTCCCGACGCGCCGAGCGACGAGTCGCTGATGCTCGACTTCCTCGACGGCTCCCGGGAGGCCTTCGACGCGCTGATGGCCCGTCACATGAAGGAAGTCCACGCCTTCCTCTTCCGGTTTCTCGGGTCCACCGCCGCCACGGACGATGTCTTTCAGGAGACCTTCCTCCAGGTCTTCTCCTCCGGACGCACCTTCGATCCGGCGCGCCGATTCCGACCCTGGCTCTTCACGATCGCTGCGAACAAGGCGCGCGATTGGCTGCGACGCCAGCGCACGCGCGGTCACCGGAGCATCGATGCGCCAATGGGGAGCGACCCCGCCGGTCCGACGCTCGTTGATCTCCTCGCGACGCCCGCCGATCAGGCGGACTCCGAGAGCATCCGTCGTGATGATGCGGAACAGGTGAAGGCCGTCATGGATGAGCTGTCGCCTCCGCTCCGCGAGATTCTTCTTCTGAGCTACTTCCACCGGATGAGCTACGCCCAGATCGCCGAAGCGCTCGACATTCCGCTGGGCACCGTGAAAAGCCGGCTCCACTCCGCCGTGGCTTCGTTCGCCACGCTGTGGCGACGCCGGACCGAATCGAGTGATGAATCGACCTCGTGA
- the hpnH gene encoding adenosyl-hopene transferase HpnH codes for MPVPLSQMWTVATYVLKQKFQGRKRYPLVLMLEPLFRCNLACAGCGKIQYPPHILKRQLTVDECVRAVEECGAPMVSIPGGEPLLHPEIGEIVRALVARRKYIYLCTNALLLKEKLEEGLFTPSKYLTFSVHMDGQAEHHDFAVCREGTYEKAIAGIRLAVEQGFRVTTNTTLFDNADPNSVRAFFDEMMEIGVEGMMLSPGYAYDKAPDQSGFLKRQKTNELFEMILANRDAGKRKWRFNQSPLFLEFLMGQRHYECTPWGMPTYNIFGWQKPCYLLNEGYADSFKELIDGTEWDNYGRASGNPKCENCMVHSGYEASAVNHTFSSFGGMFATVKAMLFNRYANPAAAERLTEERAKPHGPIAHLVQLGLAKDLDREVERSAA; via the coding sequence ATGCCCGTACCTCTCAGCCAGATGTGGACCGTGGCGACCTATGTCCTGAAGCAGAAGTTTCAGGGCAGGAAGCGCTATCCGCTGGTGCTCATGCTCGAGCCGCTCTTCCGCTGCAACCTCGCCTGCGCAGGGTGCGGCAAGATCCAGTACCCGCCGCACATCCTGAAGCGGCAGCTCACGGTCGATGAGTGCGTGCGCGCGGTCGAGGAGTGCGGCGCTCCCATGGTGAGCATTCCCGGAGGCGAGCCGCTCCTGCATCCGGAGATCGGTGAGATTGTTCGGGCGCTGGTGGCGCGGCGCAAGTACATCTACCTCTGCACCAACGCGCTGCTCCTGAAGGAGAAGCTCGAAGAGGGCCTCTTCACGCCCAGCAAGTACCTCACCTTCTCGGTGCACATGGATGGTCAGGCGGAGCATCACGACTTCGCCGTCTGCCGCGAGGGCACCTATGAGAAGGCGATCGCGGGCATCCGTCTTGCCGTGGAGCAAGGCTTCAGGGTGACGACCAACACGACGCTCTTCGACAATGCCGACCCCAACTCGGTGCGCGCCTTCTTCGACGAGATGATGGAGATCGGCGTCGAGGGCATGATGCTTTCCCCCGGCTATGCCTACGACAAGGCACCGGATCAGAGCGGCTTCCTGAAGCGGCAGAAGACGAATGAACTTTTCGAGATGATCCTGGCCAATCGAGACGCGGGAAAGCGGAAGTGGCGCTTCAACCAGAGCCCGCTCTTCCTCGAGTTCCTGATGGGGCAGCGTCACTACGAGTGCACGCCGTGGGGGATGCCGACCTACAACATCTTTGGTTGGCAGAAGCCCTGCTATCTGCTGAACGAGGGATACGCCGACTCGTTCAAGGAACTCATCGACGGCACGGAGTGGGACAACTACGGTCGCGCGAGCGGCAATCCCAAGTGCGAGAACTGCATGGTGCACTCGGGCTATGAAGCGAGCGCCGTCAATCACACCTTCAGCTCGTTCGGGGGCATGTTCGCCACGGTGAAGGCGATGCTCTTCAATCGCTACGCGAACCCCGCTGCCGCCGAGCGCCTGACCGAAGAGCGAGCGAAGCCCCACGGGCCCATCGCTCATCTCGTGCAGCTCGGGCTGGCCAAGGATCTCGATCGCGAGGTCGAGCGGTCGGCAGCGTGA
- a CDS encoding phosphoribosylanthranilate isomerase gives MAAFAVEAGADAIGVVLAEGSQRRVSLTQALEIHASVGDLVPVIAVVAGGSDWPAIAPRWPGTLQVHGEDAADRLWEAGRPVIRGVRWSVEKAKHWDKHASVSALLLDGPEGGSGVPFDHGELAALMPILEKPVILAGGLRPDTVAEAIQQVRPYAVDVSSGVERSPGEKDPALIRAFCDAVAAA, from the coding sequence ATGGCGGCGTTCGCTGTCGAAGCCGGAGCCGATGCGATCGGGGTGGTTCTTGCGGAAGGAAGCCAGCGCCGGGTCTCGCTCACGCAGGCGCTCGAGATTCACGCCTCGGTGGGTGACCTTGTCCCGGTGATCGCCGTGGTCGCCGGTGGCAGTGACTGGCCCGCCATCGCCCCTCGGTGGCCGGGAACACTGCAGGTTCATGGGGAGGACGCCGCCGACCGCCTATGGGAGGCGGGGCGGCCGGTTATTCGCGGCGTGCGATGGTCTGTGGAGAAGGCGAAACACTGGGACAAGCATGCCTCCGTCTCCGCCCTGCTTCTCGATGGACCCGAGGGCGGCTCGGGGGTGCCCTTTGATCACGGCGAACTGGCGGCGCTGATGCCGATCCTCGAGAAGCCGGTGATTCTGGCGGGCGGACTGCGACCGGACACCGTGGCCGAGGCGATCCAGCAGGTCCGGCCCTACGCCGTCGATGTCAGCAGCGGCGTCGAGCGAAGTCCGGGCGAAAAGGATCCAGCCCTCATCCGGGCATTTTGCGACGCTGTCGCAGCGGCGTGA
- a CDS encoding citrate synthase (catalyzes the formation of citrate from acetyl-CoA and oxaloacetate), producing the protein MSQSTVTSSGPILDKGLANTIASETQMSFIDGAKGVLEYVGYDIDSLARNSTFEEVVFLLWNRRLPRKAELEAFTAELRREYDLPKGMWDLLVQMPRDAAPMHVLRTLVSALALFDEERDDNSPAANARKAVRLLAKTPALIANFDRHRKGKSLVKPDASHSIARSFLTMLNGAPPTEAVERALDVCLILHADHGLNASTFAARVTISTLSDLYSAMTTAIGTLKGPLHGGANEEVMVMLREIESMDRVEPYIREKLAKKDRIMGFGHRVYKALDPRAGYLKTFAKQVASDTGNLHLYEMSTKIEAIMASEVAAKGIYPNVDFYSATTYHSIGIDLDLFTCMFAMSRISGWAGHCIEQLDGNKLIRPMAEYTGPHDLKYRPISER; encoded by the coding sequence ATGAGCCAGTCAACCGTGACCTCTTCAGGACCCATTCTCGACAAGGGACTCGCCAACACCATCGCCTCCGAGACGCAGATGAGCTTCATCGATGGAGCGAAGGGCGTGCTCGAGTATGTCGGCTACGACATCGATTCGCTCGCGCGAAACTCGACCTTTGAGGAGGTCGTCTTTCTCCTGTGGAATCGTCGCCTTCCTCGCAAGGCGGAACTGGAGGCGTTCACGGCGGAACTGCGGCGCGAGTACGACCTGCCGAAGGGCATGTGGGACCTGCTCGTCCAGATGCCGCGCGACGCGGCGCCGATGCATGTGCTCCGGACGCTCGTCTCGGCGCTCGCCCTCTTCGACGAGGAACGCGATGACAACTCTCCCGCAGCGAACGCCCGCAAGGCAGTCCGTCTTCTCGCAAAGACCCCGGCGCTCATCGCCAACTTCGATCGCCATCGCAAGGGCAAGTCACTCGTCAAGCCCGATGCGTCACACTCGATCGCGCGATCGTTCCTGACGATGCTCAACGGCGCGCCGCCGACAGAAGCGGTGGAGCGAGCCCTCGATGTCTGCCTGATCCTGCACGCCGACCATGGCTTGAACGCCAGCACCTTCGCGGCGCGGGTCACCATCAGCACACTGAGCGATCTCTACTCGGCCATGACCACGGCCATCGGCACCCTCAAGGGTCCGCTCCACGGCGGCGCGAATGAGGAGGTCATGGTGATGCTCCGCGAGATCGAGTCGATGGACCGTGTCGAGCCCTATATTCGCGAGAAGCTGGCGAAGAAGGATCGGATCATGGGCTTCGGCCATCGCGTCTACAAGGCGCTCGATCCTCGCGCCGGCTACCTGAAGACCTTTGCCAAGCAGGTCGCGAGCGACACCGGAAATCTCCATCTCTACGAGATGAGCACGAAGATCGAGGCGATCATGGCCTCGGAGGTGGCGGCGAAGGGCATCTATCCGAATGTCGACTTCTATTCAGCCACGACCTATCACTCGATCGGCATCGACCTCGATCTCTTCACCTGCATGTTCGCGATGAGCCGCATCTCGGGGTGGGCGGGCCACTGCATCGAGCAGCTCGACGGCAACAAGCTCATCCGGCCGATGGCGGAGTACACCGGACCTCACGACCTGAAGTATCGGCCGATCTCGGAGCGCTGA
- a CDS encoding MBL fold metallo-hydrolase has protein sequence MRVLIIGIGDAFSVRHFGTSCVVEGPEGLILVDCPDSIFRALSEASAASGWEFDPLSIQDIVVTHLHGDHCNGLEALGFKQWLARRQRPAPPPRLHMGPGAAARIWERLAPAMDQGGRASLADYFTLHVVEPGRPVRVAGLELETHPTRHPVPTTALRFSNGLRSFGWSADTPWDPDLVKWLSESDLFVHETSSPPAHTELEKLEALPDAVRSRMRLSHIADDFDQRKASIQALRQGEVLTP, from the coding sequence ATGCGCGTCCTCATCATCGGCATTGGCGACGCGTTCAGCGTGAGACATTTCGGCACCTCCTGTGTGGTGGAGGGGCCCGAAGGCCTCATCTTGGTCGATTGTCCGGACAGCATCTTCCGCGCCCTTTCTGAGGCGTCCGCAGCATCCGGCTGGGAGTTCGATCCGCTGTCGATTCAGGACATCGTGGTCACTCATCTGCATGGCGACCACTGCAACGGACTCGAGGCGCTCGGCTTCAAGCAGTGGCTGGCGCGGCGACAGCGACCCGCCCCGCCGCCCCGCCTGCACATGGGCCCGGGTGCGGCGGCACGCATCTGGGAGCGACTCGCCCCAGCCATGGACCAAGGCGGGCGAGCGTCACTCGCCGACTACTTCACGCTCCATGTGGTCGAGCCGGGCCGACCGGTGCGCGTCGCAGGCCTCGAGCTGGAGACGCACCCCACGCGGCACCCCGTCCCGACGACGGCGCTTCGATTCTCCAATGGCCTTCGCTCCTTCGGATGGAGCGCTGACACCCCGTGGGACCCTGACTTGGTCAAGTGGCTCTCCGAGAGTGATCTCTTCGTGCACGAGACGAGCTCGCCTCCGGCTCACACCGAACTTGAGAAGCTCGAAGCATTGCCCGACGCCGTGCGCTCCCGGATGCGCCTCTCCCACATCGCCGATGACTTCGATCAGAGGAAGGCCTCGATTCAGGCGCTTCGTCAGGGCGAAGTGCTGACGCCGTGA
- a CDS encoding alginate export family protein → MLTLASARSSLLAFMSSLLLAAVAQGQGTASLAENLQRQLNVEDAMARAAYFRDTPIADRLLLDAGGSFRYGFYMLDTPRSQKQYLQQPDLRLFLLAELDGAHRFFGRLRFEYNEWDFRGTRPTGTEAGEEGWQNPIGEIYWYQFDLAGLLASQGESIRDFNVQVRGGRQYYIWTTGLVLSNYIYGAQLDITLGDFVATGMYGQTAGSDTVDFDTSRPGFDNDTARKYAGGKLEYRGISGHRPYAFYMTQVDGNAGQQTVIQPNILGGVPTTFRYNSNYLGFGSSGSIGPSIIYRAEFVQQWGTTLSDPLNRNPIFTPETLAGQPLAVPQQPTSINAQAGLVGLTWLARDESDFRIDLQVVVGSGDKNRLDSGTTFGGIAPRNVDNAFNSNGYINTGLALAPAPTNMVIPSLGVSLNPLPTIPLFKDLRYGITGYIFNKTVSDAPISVLTRPGVPFIGGEIDQNLDWRISSDLNLNIRYGIFIPHKDAFFPNEGKIRQFFYVGMTYAF, encoded by the coding sequence ATGCTGACTCTCGCGAGTGCACGGAGCTCGCTCCTCGCGTTCATGTCGAGCCTCCTGCTGGCCGCCGTGGCGCAGGGCCAGGGCACGGCCTCGCTCGCAGAGAACCTCCAGCGCCAGCTCAATGTCGAAGACGCGATGGCGCGTGCGGCCTACTTCCGCGACACGCCGATTGCCGATCGTCTGCTGCTCGATGCGGGCGGCAGCTTCAGGTACGGCTTCTACATGCTGGACACCCCGCGAAGTCAGAAGCAGTATCTCCAGCAGCCCGACCTTCGTCTCTTTCTTCTGGCCGAGCTCGATGGCGCGCATCGTTTCTTCGGCCGCCTCCGCTTCGAGTACAACGAGTGGGACTTCCGCGGGACTCGTCCGACTGGTACGGAGGCGGGAGAGGAGGGGTGGCAGAACCCCATTGGTGAGATCTACTGGTACCAGTTCGATCTCGCGGGCCTGCTGGCGAGCCAGGGGGAGAGCATCCGCGACTTCAATGTGCAGGTCCGCGGCGGGCGCCAGTACTACATCTGGACGACGGGCTTGGTGCTTTCGAACTACATCTACGGGGCGCAACTGGACATCACGCTCGGCGACTTCGTCGCCACCGGCATGTACGGCCAGACCGCCGGCAGCGACACCGTCGATTTCGACACCTCGCGCCCGGGCTTCGACAATGACACCGCACGCAAGTATGCCGGAGGCAAGCTCGAGTACCGCGGCATCTCGGGCCATCGCCCCTACGCCTTCTACATGACGCAAGTCGATGGGAATGCCGGACAGCAGACTGTCATTCAGCCGAACATCCTCGGGGGCGTCCCGACCACCTTCCGTTACAACTCGAACTACCTCGGCTTCGGAAGTTCGGGGTCGATCGGGCCGAGCATCATCTATCGGGCGGAGTTCGTGCAGCAGTGGGGCACGACCCTGAGTGACCCTCTCAACCGGAATCCGATCTTCACTCCGGAGACGCTCGCGGGGCAGCCGTTGGCCGTGCCGCAGCAGCCGACCAGCATCAACGCACAGGCAGGGCTCGTCGGGCTCACCTGGCTCGCGCGTGATGAGAGCGACTTCCGAATCGATCTCCAGGTCGTGGTCGGTTCCGGCGACAAGAATCGGCTCGATTCCGGTACGACCTTCGGTGGCATCGCGCCTCGCAATGTCGACAACGCCTTCAACTCGAACGGCTACATCAACACCGGCCTTGCCCTCGCGCCGGCGCCGACCAACATGGTCATTCCATCGCTTGGCGTGAGCCTGAATCCTCTGCCGACCATTCCGCTCTTCAAGGACCTTCGCTACGGCATCACCGGCTACATCTTCAACAAGACGGTGAGCGATGCGCCGATCTCAGTCCTGACTCGTCCGGGCGTTCCCTTCATCGGTGGAGAGATCGACCAGAACCTCGACTGGCGCATTTCCAGCGACCTGAATCTCAACATCCGTTACGGAATCTTCATTCCCCACAAGGACGCCTTCTTCCCCAACGAAGGCAAGATCCGTCAGTTCTTCTATGTGGGGATGACCTATGCGTTCTGA
- a CDS encoding FecR domain-containing protein, which produces MSSWTSWGSRCSWPERSLRALSVVVVGALLLATHAALAQVDSAAVAPASSGRPLVAVVMEIEGRVRARSSESGEWKPLKVNDQLRPGAEVQTGLRSTAALRLGVNATVLMDPGTTLVIPQLEEDAAALVTRLGVRRGRLDLRVDSTGLANDFQVITPSVTLAVSGTSLGVEVGGLTGSSVTGARLNLLRAIEVRWLSGQVFAFGDGTSSSLLADPALLALFEKLATMLLGDDPPDPEELERWLAQLRNAASMSPEIFNLDGIQRILNADSSAGILAAEFFAESAGLGLDALERIRDQSGVEAQRAGDAAVLAQAFAAQASQYANAAIALIPDIQKEIEFQTKIAESAAASASALKGLTISEALSAAAKKEETVDALANTIFWLDKDFKAAMFYANLASASAAMSAQFAANASVFSQASFAAAHDAAKAASAAQSAIDQFFVKVAGADQNAAGAAVQAQIASNAAATAQALNQLASQLGSAIGSASAASLLAQINSNTQNAINASSIAAVARDQALQAAQGARTMGEKMLFNHAAVFAAQAATDAASAAAAANQAALDALKAEGAAELAKSLVGDKGK; this is translated from the coding sequence TTGAGTTCATGGACTTCATGGGGTTCTCGATGTTCATGGCCCGAGCGCTCGCTGCGGGCGCTCAGCGTCGTCGTTGTCGGCGCGCTCCTCCTGGCGACGCACGCGGCGCTGGCCCAGGTCGACTCGGCAGCCGTGGCACCGGCGTCGAGTGGTCGTCCACTGGTGGCCGTGGTCATGGAGATCGAGGGACGCGTCCGTGCCCGATCGAGTGAGAGTGGCGAGTGGAAGCCGCTCAAGGTGAACGACCAACTCCGTCCCGGCGCAGAGGTCCAGACGGGCTTGCGATCGACGGCGGCCCTGCGGCTCGGAGTCAATGCGACAGTGCTCATGGATCCCGGCACAACGCTTGTGATTCCCCAACTTGAAGAGGACGCAGCCGCGCTTGTCACGCGACTTGGTGTGCGCCGTGGTCGGCTCGACCTCCGAGTCGACTCGACGGGACTCGCCAACGACTTTCAGGTGATCACGCCGTCGGTCACACTTGCGGTTTCCGGGACCTCGCTCGGCGTGGAAGTGGGGGGTCTGACCGGTTCGTCGGTCACCGGTGCTCGTCTGAACCTGCTCCGCGCAATCGAAGTCCGCTGGCTGTCGGGCCAGGTCTTCGCATTCGGAGATGGAACCAGTTCATCGCTCCTCGCCGATCCGGCACTCCTCGCGCTCTTCGAGAAGCTCGCCACCATGCTGCTCGGTGATGACCCGCCCGATCCCGAGGAGTTGGAGCGATGGCTCGCGCAGCTTCGCAATGCCGCATCGATGTCGCCGGAGATCTTCAACCTCGATGGCATCCAGCGCATCCTGAATGCGGACAGCAGCGCCGGGATCCTCGCGGCGGAGTTCTTCGCGGAGAGCGCGGGCCTGGGGCTGGACGCGCTGGAGCGCATTCGTGACCAGAGTGGCGTTGAAGCGCAGCGCGCGGGTGATGCCGCCGTGCTGGCACAGGCCTTCGCCGCGCAGGCGAGCCAGTACGCCAATGCCGCAATCGCATTGATCCCGGACATTCAAAAGGAGATCGAGTTCCAGACAAAGATTGCCGAGAGCGCTGCCGCATCTGCGTCGGCGTTGAAGGGCCTGACCATCTCCGAAGCGTTGTCGGCCGCGGCCAAGAAGGAGGAAACCGTCGACGCGCTGGCGAACACCATCTTCTGGCTCGACAAGGATTTCAAGGCGGCCATGTTTTATGCCAATCTCGCGTCGGCGAGCGCCGCGATGTCAGCGCAGTTTGCAGCGAACGCTTCGGTGTTCTCGCAGGCCTCGTTTGCAGCGGCCCATGATGCAGCGAAGGCCGCCTCCGCGGCACAGAGCGCCATCGACCAGTTCTTCGTGAAGGTCGCTGGTGCCGATCAGAACGCCGCTGGCGCGGCGGTGCAGGCGCAGATTGCGAGCAATGCAGCCGCCACGGCGCAGGCGCTCAATCAGCTCGCCTCACAACTCGGGAGCGCCATCGGGTCGGCCAGCGCCGCTTCACTGCTCGCCCAGATCAACTCGAACACGCAGAACGCGATCAACGCCTCATCCATCGCGGCCGTGGCGCGCGACCAGGCGCTTCAGGCGGCCCAGGGCGCGCGCACTATGGGCGAGAAGATGCTCTTCAATCATGCGGCGGTCTTTGCCGCTCAGGCTGCGACCGACGCGGCCTCGGCCGCAGCGGCGGCGAATCAGGCGGCCCTCGATGCATTGAAAGCCGAAGGCGCGGCCGAACTCGCCAAGTCGCTGGTCGGCGACAAGGGCAAGTAA